A DNA window from Parus major isolate Abel chromosome 9, Parus_major1.1, whole genome shotgun sequence contains the following coding sequences:
- the AGTR1 gene encoding type-1 angiotensin II receptor — protein sequence MIPNYSTEETVKRIHVDCPVSGRHSYIYIMVPTVYSIIFIIGIFGNSLVVIVIYCYMKLKTVASIFLLNLALADLCFLITLPLWAAYTAMEYQWPFGNCLCKLASAGISFNLYASVFLLTCLSIDRYLAIVHPVQSRIRRTMFVARVTCIAIWLLAGVASLPVIIHRNIFFAENLNMTVCGFRYESNNTTLRVGLGLSKNLLGFLIPFLIILTSYTLIWKTLKKAYQIQKNKTRNDDIFKMIVAIVFFFFFSWIPHQVFTFLDVLIQLHVITDCKITDIVDTAMPFTICIAYFNNCLNPFFYVFFGKNFKKYFLQLIKYIPPNVSTHPSLTTKMSSLSYRPPENIRLHTKKTAGPFDTN from the coding sequence ATGATACCAAATTACTCTACTGAAGAAACTGTTAAAAGAATCCACGTGGACTGTCCTGTTTCAGGAAGGCACAGCTACATCTACATTATGGTGCCAACCGTTTACAGCATCATCTTTATCATAGGCATATTCGGGAACAGTCTGGTCGTTATTGTCATTTACTGctacatgaaattaaaaacagtaGCCAGCATCTTTCTTCTCAACCTGGCCCTGGCTGACTTGTGTTTTTTGATAACTCTGCCCCTCTGGGCTGCCTACACGGCCATGGAGTACCAGTGGCCTTTCGGCAACTGTTTGTGCAAGTTGGCCTCGGCAGGGATAAGTTTCAACCTGTACGCCAGCGTGTTCCTGCTCACCTGCCTGAGCATCGACCGCTACCTGGCCATCGTGCACCCGGTGCAGTCGCGCATCCGCCGGACCATGTTTGTAGCCCGAGTAACCTGCATCGCCATCTGGCTGCTCGCCGGCGTGGCCAGCCTGCCCGTCATCATTCACCGCAACATATTCTTTGCTGAGAATTTGAACATGACGGTCTGTGGCTTTCGCTATGAAAGCAATAACACGACGCTCCGGGTCGGGCTAGGTTTATCCAAGAACTTGCTGGGCTTTTTGATTCCTTTTCTAATCATATTAACAAGCTACACCTTAATTTGGAAGACACTGAAGAAGGCATAtcaaattcaaaaaaataagaCTAGAAATGATGATATTTTTAAGATGATTGTGGcaattgtgtttttctttttcttttcctggattCCTCATCAAGTGTTCACTTTTCTGGATGTGTTGATTCAATTACATGTAATAACAGATTGCAAAATCACCGATATTGTGGATACAGCTATGCCCTTCACTATTTGTATCGCTTACTTTAACAACTGCCTGAATCCTTTTTTTTAcgttttttttggaaaaaactttaaaaaatacttccttcaGCTAATAAAATACATCCCACCAAATGTCAGCACACATCCAAGCCTAACAACAAAAATGAGCTCCCTCTCCTATCGGCCACCGGAAAATATCCGCTTGCACACTAAAAAGACTGCTGGGCCTTTCGACACCAATTGA